Proteins encoded within one genomic window of Drosophila willistoni isolate 14030-0811.24 chromosome XL unlocalized genomic scaffold, UCI_dwil_1.1 Seg141, whole genome shotgun sequence:
- the LOC6648441 gene encoding putative uncharacterized protein DDB_G0271606, whose amino-acid sequence MRTSNTRGGNGARLQNPTQYSSFSPAGVQYQTVYPQQQQQQQQGASFGSGLSGASSTRGGAKVKSAFVPSLQQQQQQLLAQQQQAAAGAGGATALNMPSYADQMQAAFLDYQRQRVEFEQQQQQLLQKLYHYYPDVSGALASQAGSQSAATAASGAAPTSGLRYVQRQSANLNGLQQQQQQSQQQQQRQQQSVPSFYSTQQHLGFMQQQQQDVLRDQQQSVAQQFATSQLAPTTTQSFGMAVPMSSVLGTTSYQSSPEVSHVNFSSGNLNYSF is encoded by the exons ATGAGAACCAGCAATACACGTGGAGGAAATGGCGCTCGATTG CAAAATCCAACTCAATACTCCAGCTTTTCGCCAGCGGGAGTACAATATCAAACTGTCTatccgcagcagcagcaacaacagcagcaaggAGCGTCCTTCGGTTCAGGACTGTCAGGAGCCAGCTCAACTCGCGGCGGAGCCAAGGTCAAGTCGGCATTTGTGCCAAgtctgcagcagcagcaacagcaacttcttgcccagcagcaacaagcagcagcaggagccgGCGGTGCAACGGCACTCAACATGCCAAGCTACGCGGACCAGATGCAGGCAGCCTTCCTGGACTACCAGCGCCAGCGAGTGGAGTttgagcagcagcaacagcagctgctgcAGAAGCTCTATCACTACTATCCCGATGTATCGGGAGCGCTGGCAAGCCAAGCTGGCAGCCAGtcggcagcaacagcagcatccGGAGCGGCTCCGACAAGCGGATTACGTTACGTCCAGCGACAGTCTGCCAACCTTAATggactgcagcagcagcagcagcaatcgcaacagcagcaacaacgtCAACAGCAATCAGTCCCTAGTTTCTATTCAACCCAACAGCACTTGGGATTcatgcaacagcagcagcaggatgTGCTGCGCGACCAACAGCAGAGTGTGGCCCAACAGTTTGCCACCAGCCAACTGGCCCCCACAACTACCCAGAGCTTCGGCATGGCAGTGCCAATGTCCTCCGTATTGGGTACTACATCGTACCAATCTTCCCCCGAGGTGTCCCATGTGAATTTCAGCAGCGGCAATCTCAACTATAGCTTCTAA
- the LOC111519277 gene encoding uncharacterized protein LOC111519277: protein MTSAFSFVLVIVIAATMLLLAQAGDEQVDFEYSNEYDDVRPHLIYPDEPRLDKRLGQAAKEFGQQMKNAWESMVDSFRNYFDELKNLFTTDVNDQPYGYGDINNGDAEVFSTNN from the coding sequence ATGACTTCCGCATTCAGCTTTGTGCTCGTTATTGTGATTGCAGCCAcaatgctgctgctggccCAGGCCGGGGATGAGCAAGTTGATTTCGAATACTCCAATGAGTATGACGATGTGCGACCACATTTGATTTATCCCGATGAGCCGAGATTGGACAAACGTTTGGGTCAGGCAGCCAAGGAATTTGGACAGCAGATGAAGAACGCTTGGGAATCGATGGTGGATTCATTTCGAAACTATTTCGATGAGCTCAAGAATCTCTTTACCACAGATGTCAATGATCAACCCTATGGTTATGGAGACATAAATAATGGCGATGCTGAAGTCTTTTCAACAAACAATTAA
- the LOC111519291 gene encoding uncharacterized protein LOC111519291, with product MHFQATVGFGFGLCLLFSVVWSRPQNSNPFEQLSLGAMNIAGNIAEAFQSGAAINRSMNFDNPLMSVHSKTVVGFGDAMRSPSDDDDSSEERRRRRRRRRHLNLHRVKREPCFWKMTATTTQSSADDDDVDARRRRALKRAANNASRSRVNSKTKKKLHRRRRQATPEAGGQQSIGLGDRIKGMWLSFVDNVVDVVQQVRQKISSTAGQTTALAAPPQMPAN from the coding sequence ATGCATTTCCAGGCGACAGTTGGATTTGGTTTCGGGCTATGTCTGCTCTTCAGTGTTGTATGGAGCAGGCCGCAGAATTCGAACCCTTTTGAGCAATTGAGTCTGGGCGCCATGAATATTGCTGGCAATATAGCGGAAGCCTTTCAATCCGGAGCAGCCATCAATCGGAGTATGAATTTCGACAATCCCTTAATGTCGGTGCATTCGAAAACTGTTGTGGGCTTTGGCGATGCCATGCGTTCACCCAGCGATGACGATGACTCCTCAGAGGagcgtcgtcgtcgccgtcgccgGCGGAGACATCTCAACTTGCATCGAGTGAAACGTGAACCGTGCTTTTGGAAAATGACGGCAACCACCACCCAATCTTCCGCCGATGATGACGATGTCGATGCCCGAAGACGACGGGCCTTGAAACGTGCCGCCAACAATGCCTCCCGTTCGAGGGTCAATTCAAAGACCAAGAAGAAGCTCCATCGTCGTCGACGACAGGCCACACCCGAGGCTGGTGGACAACAATCAATTGGCTTGGGTGATCGCATTAAAGGCATGTGGCTCTCATTTGTCGACAATGTCGTCGATGTGGTGCAACAAGTGCGCCAAAAGATCAGCTCCACCGCGGGGCAGACGACGGCACTAGCTGCCCCACCTCAAATGCCAGCCAATTGA
- the LOC6648440 gene encoding cuticle protein 21.3 isoform X2 has product MSIACTQARPGGPAAYSISAPSVDHASVGNTQEHTVKGHYGQSSQSDYASQVQTAHSQSHVQRSSISNDAGLAPAAHYAAPSIIGHGIGLAGHAAIAAPAYATHLAAAPVVKAIGAPALVHTSVSGHGIQYGY; this is encoded by the exons ATGTCGATTGCCTGCACCCAGGCCAGGCCCGGTGGTCCAGCTGCCTATTCCATCAGTGCGCCAAGTGTGGATCACGCTTCGGTGGGCAACACACAAGAGCATACTGTGAAAGGACACTATGGCCAATCCTCGCAATCGGACTATGCCAGTCAAGTGCAGACGGCTCATTCGCAATCGCATGTCCAGCGTTCGAGCATTAGCAATGATGCTGGATTAGCTCCTGCTGCCCATTATGCTG CACCTAGCATCATTGGACATGGCATTGGACTGGCTGGCCATGCGGCCATCGCTGCCCCAGCTTATGCCACGCATTTGGCTGCTGCCCCCGTTGTGAA GGCCATCGGAGCTCCCGCTTTGGTGCATACATCGGTTTCGGGCCATGGCATTCAATATGGCTACTAG
- the LOC6648440 gene encoding cuticle protein 16.5 isoform X1, producing MSIACTQARPGGPAAYSISAPSVDHASVGNTQEHTVKGHYGQSSQSDYASQVQTAHSQSHVQRSSISNDAGLAPAAHYAAAPAATYTLGHTAPAQIQHQGLGLGLGLGHAGHGYAVAAAPAPILAYGGHYGATAPATLGGHAQLGLGLGLGYAGYAGSIGGYGYSAAAPAYSHGYLAAAPAPVVKYAAAPAYAPSIIGHGIGLAGHAAIAAPAYATHLAAAPVVKAIGAPALVHTSVSGHGIQYGY from the exons ATGTCGATTGCCTGCACCCAGGCCAGGCCCGGTGGTCCAGCTGCCTATTCCATCAGTGCGCCAAGTGTGGATCACGCTTCGGTGGGCAACACACAAGAGCATACTGTGAAAGGACACTATGGCCAATCCTCGCAATCGGACTATGCCAGTCAAGTGCAGACGGCTCATTCGCAATCGCATGTCCAGCGTTCGAGCATTAGCAATGATGCTGGATTAGCTCCTGCTGCCCATTATGCTG CTGCTCCTGCCGCCACTTATACCCTGGGACACACTGCCCCGGCCCAGATTCAGCATCAGGGCTTGGGTCTGGGTTTGGGACTGGGCCATGCCGGTCACGGTTATGCAGTCGCTGCCGCTCCAGCTCCGATTTTGGCCTACGGCGGCCATTATGGAGCCACTGCTCCTGCTACTCTCGGTGGACACGCTCAATTGGGCTTGGGCCTTGGACTGGGCTATGCTGGATATGCTGGTAGCATTGGCGGCTATGGCTACAGTGctgccgctccagcctactcGCATGGCTATTTGGCCGCTGCCCCAGCACCAGTTGTGAAATATGCCGCTGCTCCAGCTTATG CACCTAGCATCATTGGACATGGCATTGGACTGGCTGGCCATGCGGCCATCGCTGCCCCAGCTTATGCCACGCATTTGGCTGCTGCCCCCGTTGTGAA GGCCATCGGAGCTCCCGCTTTGGTGCATACATCGGTTTCGGGCCATGGCATTCAATATGGCTACTAG